Part of the Burkholderia humptydooensis genome, ACGGGCTTCGCGGGCATGACGGGACGCGCGGCGTCGATCGCGACGCCGTATCTCGCGCTCGCGCTCTATCGGCATGTCGGCGTGGGCGGCGTGATCGCGATGGTCAGCGCGGTCTTCGCCGCGCTGTGCATCGGCATCGGGATACTGCGAATCGAGACGAGCCGGCATGCGCTCGAGGACATCTCGCCGACGGCCGGGGACGGCGATCGGGATGCCGTGCGAACGGCCGCGCCTTGACGCGCGGCGCGGTCGTGAGCGCAAGACACGTGGCGGCATTTCATATGCGCGGCAGCTTGTCGGGCATCTGCGCGCCGAAGCTGTCCGCGCCGGCAAGGCGCACGGACGATACCCCGGCGCAAGCGATTCGTTTTCTCGACGCGATGATCGTCGTCAGGCCAACGCGATAACGCGGGCGACGATATTCTCTGGCATCGCCTTCGTTGATCTGTCTTGTTCGCGTCGATTATCGGCGTGTTCGAATCTTGCGGGAACGCGAACGACACCCGCCCCGAACCGCGCGATGGTTGTGTTCGTTGCGCCGCATCCGCGCAGCGTGCCCGCCGTCACGCCTGCGCCCCGCCGCGGCGGCGCGCGGCCCGCGCGAGCAGCCGCTGCGCACGCAGCACGACCGGGCGATCGACCATCTTCCCGTCGACCGCGATCGCCCCCGCTTCGGCACGCGACGCCGCGTCGACGACGCGCGCCGCCCAATCGAGTTCGCGCTCGCTTGGACCGTAGCACGCATGCACGATTCCGACCTGCGCCGGATGAATGCAAAGCTTCGCGCCGAAGCCGTGCCGCTTGCCGTTCAGCGCATCGGCCGTCAACCGATCGGCGTCGTGAACATCGGGCGTCACGCCGTCGACGGGCGCATCGAGCCCGGCAACGCGCGAAACGAGCGCCAGTTGCGCGCGATGCGGATTCAGCGGATCGCGATCGTCGTCCATCCCCATTTCGGCGATGAAATCGAGCGTGCCGAACATCAACCGCTGCACGCACGGCGCTTTCGCGATATCCAGCGCCGCCCACATGCCGCGCGCGGTCTCGACGAGCGGATAGACCGGCAGTTCGCGCCGCGCGTGCGCGACCACGGCCGCGACATCGTCCGGGCCTTCGGCTTTGGGGATCACGATGCCCGCGACGCCGTCGAGCGCGGCGAGCTTCGCATCGCGCTCGAACCACGGTGTATCGCGGCCGTTGATCCGCACGAGCACCGGCCGGCTGCGGGACACCCATGCGGCGACGGTTTCGCGCGCGGCGTCCTTCGCCGCCGGCTCGACCGCGTCCTCGAGATCGACGATCACCGCGTCGGCGCCGCTCGACAGCGCGCGCTCGAACCGCTCGGGCCGGCTGCCCGGAACGAACAGATAGGACTGCGGGGAAATCGCGGTGTCGATCGGCATGTGGGTCTCCTGCTTGGGGTGTCGACAATATCGGCGAAATCCGGCCGGCTCATGCAATGAGTCAGCCGAGTTCGTTCACGAGTTCCGGCGCGAGCGTGAACCGATCGCCGACGAGGCCGGAATCGGCCACGCCGAAGATCGGCGCGTCCGGATTCTTTTGATCGCGACAATCGCCTTCGAGTTCTTCATCCCCGTCAGATGCTGGATCGCGAGCGCCGTGCGAAGCGTTTCCCGAGCCTGCACGACGCCCATCGACACCGCGATCACCTCAGTCGCCGCGCCCGCTTCCTGCGGGCGCACCGCTTCTTCAACGGCGACTTCATCGGAATGCGCGTCGCACAATCACGTCGCTCATTACACGCGGATACGGCGCGCACGGCAACTATCGATTGACTCTGCCTGTCATAGCCCACGCCTATCACCTCACGGCATGCGCCGGACGCGCAAGAATTCAGCCCGCGGCCGGAAGACCGGCTCGATGCGACACGCTCAATGGATGGCGGGCCTGCGAAACGTCCGCGCTCGTTCGTTCAAAACACCGAGGCTCATCGGCTCACGACAATGCGATTCGCGTCAACCGACGAAACCCGTCACGAGCAACAGATTCGTTCCGCCGATCAGGACGAAGAGCGTCCATGCGATGATTTTCGCGCCGCGCCCGATCGCGTAATCGCGCATGACCGATCGGTCGCCGACCGAACGGATCAGCGGCCACATCGCGAACGGCAATTGCAGGCTCAACAGCACCTGGCTCCAGACGAGCAACTGCCCGACTGCGCCGTCGCCGAGCCACAACACGCCGACGAGCGCGGGCACGAGCGCGAGCCCGCGCGTGATCAGCCGACGCTGATAACACGGGATCTTCATGTGCAGGAAGCCGTCCATGATGACCTGGCCGGCGATCGTGCCCGTCAGCGTCGAGCTCTGGCCCGACGCGAGCAGCGCGATGCCGAACAGCCACGCGGCCGCGCCGCCGACGACCGGCGTGATCAGCGTGTAGGCCTGCTCGATGTCGACGACGCCCGTCCGGCCGGTCGCATGGAATGCCGCGCCGGCGAGCACGAGGATCGCCGCGTTGACGAGCATCGCAACGACGAGCGAGATCCACGTGTCGATGCGAACCATCGCGAGCGTTTCCTCGATTGCGTCTTTCGTGCCGCCGACGACGCGCCGCGTCTGCACGACCGACGAGTGCAGATACAGGTTGTGCGGCATGATGGTCGCGCCGACGATGCCGAGCGCGAGCACGATCGCATCCTTGCGATCGTGACCCGGCACGCCGGGCGCGAGGCCATGCAGCACGGCGCGCCAATCGGGCGGCGCCATCGCGACCTGCGCGACGAAGCAGAACACGATCGTGCCGATCAGCCCGAGCACGATCGCCTCGACCTGCCGGAATCCCTTGCCTTGCAGGCCGAGGACGATCATCGTGTCGAGCGCGGTGAAAACGATGCCCCACGCGAGCGGCACGCCGAGCAGCAGCTTGAACGCGAGCGCGCAGCCGAGCACCTCGGCGATGTCGCACGCAATGATCGACACTTCGGCCGTGATCCACTGAACGACCCGGCCGAATGGCCCGTAGCGCTCGTAGCTCGCCTGCGCGAGATCGCGGCCGGCGGCGAGCCCGAGCCGCGCGGCGAGCATCTGCAGGAAGATCGCCGCGAGGCTCGAGAACGCGACGACCCACAGCAGCGCGTAGCCGAACTGCGAGCCGGCCTGAATGTCGGTCGCCCAGTTGCCGGGGTCCATGTAACCGATCGCGACGAGCAGGCCCGGGCCGGCGAAGCGGCGCAGTCTGGTGAAACGGGAGACGTTGGCGTCGATCGTGATGCTGCCTTTGACTTCTGCCGGGCAAAACGGCGCTGTGGGGACGGTGGGAAGCGGCATGGGAGATGCTTGGGGGCCTGTGTGCGTGGCGGTCATTTTACGCATTCACGGCGGCGGCGCTTCCGGGCCGTTTGAGGCGCGGCGAACGGGGTTGGCTTCGGTGTTGCGCGAGTGGAATTCGAAGCTAGTCGTTTATCGGCTGGCGCAAATGCCCGTTGAACGCGCGCGCTCGAATGAGTTCATGCACGGTGCGGCGTCCGCAAGGCTTGGCCTGCTTGCTCATTTCGTCCATCTGCGTGTAAAACTCGGCCAACTTCTTCAGTTTCTCGGATGCCTCTTGGAACCGGGTCGTGCCCGGTCGTTGGGATTGGGTCCCGGTTTTGACCCGATCCCACTGCGCGAATGGAGGACGAATCGATGCTCGACCAGCTTGGCCTGATTCCGCTCGGCGAAGCGGGGACGCGCGGGCTGCTCTACGCGTGGCTGATGGTCGCGATTCCGATCGGCATCGCGGTGGTCGTTCACCTGCTGATCGCGCCGTCGCCGCGCACGCTCGCGTGCAAGCGGCTCGCCGCGCGGCAGTTATCGGCCGCGGCCGCGGGCGCGGATCGCGCCGCGCTCGACGCCGCGCTGCGCGAAGGCAATCACCCGATCGATACGTGGCTCAAGCGGTCGAAGCCCGAAGGCTCGTCGTCGCGCGCCGATTGCGGGACGCTCGCGCAGGCCGCCGCGTCGAGCACCGCGATACTCGTCGCCGTCGATCTCGCGACTCGCGAGCCCGATGCGCGGCTGCCCGAATCGTACGTTGCACTCATCGACAAGCCCATCATCACGATGCGCTCGCATTTCTGTCGCAACGCGTCGAGCGCCTGGTCGGTGCTTTCCACCCAGTCTATCGCCGACGTCCGGTCCATCGCTTCCGGGCTGATTCCGTGCCCCGCGAGCCGCGGGCCGAGCACCGTGTAGCCGGCGCGGCGATGAAGCTGCTCGCCGACGTACCGGACGCTCTGCGTCGAGCCGGTATAGCCGTGGGAAATCAGGATGCCGGTGGCGTTGCCGTCGAACAGGAACGGCTCGGCGCCCTCGAGGACGGGAGAGGAATCCATGAGTATTCTCGTGCGGGTGAAGTGGCTCGGATCGAATTTCGGGGAATCCGCTTCGATGGGGCTTTGGCGGGATACGTTCGCATTCGAACACGAATATTCGATATGATATTAATTGTTGTTCGCTCGTTTCGTTTTCGAATCTATCGTAAACCCTCAGCCCTTACTGTCGGACTCTCGTCGCGTGCGATCCGAATCAAGCGCCCCGCGCCCTCTTCGCCCGCCGCAGCCAATCCGTAACGCACGATCCATTCAGACGCGCACTTCCAGGCATCCGAAACGAAAAGCGCCACATGGTCGACCCACAGCGTTTCATTCATCGCCATTTTCACGAGATCAATTCATTTGACAATCTCTAGAACCAATCGAATTCCAAAAGATTCGATTGAATTGAATGATTGGCGAATTCATTTCTCAAAATGAACTCGGCGGCGAATCTATCCGGTGGCCAAGGAGATCGGCGAGGAACGGAGCGACAGGCGGCTCCGGTGGAGCGCGCCCTGACATCGGGCCTCTCGTGCGCGGCAAAAGACCGGCGAAAATATTGATGCAGTCCGATGCGTCGACATCCGTCACGCATTTTCCGATCGGGGCCGCCGCGCATCCGGCTCAATGGCGTCAAACGCGCCAGGACTTTTTAATAGGTCTCTAAGGTAAACCTTAAATTGACCGACACCGCGCGACATGCTGTATTTCTCAACGCGCAATTGCCCTCATCGACAAAAATCGAAACGCGGCGGATGAACGACGCCGCCGCATAAAAAGGCAGGACTGGGAAGCAAAACGGCCGTGGGTATCGACAACATTCCCCATTCAAGGAGAGCCAGCATGACCAGGAACGCAAGACGCACATGGCAACGAATCACCGCTCTGATCGCACTATGCGCGGCCGCGCTCGCGGCTCATCCCGCGCGCGCCGACGTTACCGCGGGACCGGGCGCATGGAGCAGCCAGCAAACGTGGGGCGCGGATACGGTCAATGGCGGCAATCTGACCGGCTACTTCTATTGGCCCGCGACCCAGCCGACGACGCCCAACGGTGAGCGCGCGCTCGTGCTCGTTCTGCACGGTTGCCTACAGAGCGCATCGGGCGACGTCATCGACAATTCGCAAGGCGCGGGCTTCAACTGGAAAAGCATCGCCGATCGATACGGCGCGATCATCCTGGCGCCCAACGCAACCGGAAACGTCTACAGCAACCATTGCTGGGACTATGCGAACACGTCGCCGAATCGCACGAGCGGCCACGTCGGCGTACTGCTCGATCTCGTCAGCCGCTTCGTCGGCGACGCGCAATATGCGATCGATCCGAACCAGGTGTACGTGGCGGGCCTGTCTTCCGGCGGCGGCATGACGATGGTGCTCGGCTGCATCGCGCCGGACGTCTTCGCCGGCATCGGCATCAACGCCGGTCCGCCGCCCGGCACGACCACGCTGCAAATCGGCTACGTTCCGGCCGGCTACACGGCGCAAACGGCGGCCAATCAGTGCAAGGCGTGGGCAGGCTCGAACGCGGGCAAGTTCTCCACCCAGATCGCAGGCGCCGTATGGGGCACGTCGGATTACACCGTGGCCCAGGCGTATGGCCCGCTCGACACCGCCGCCTTCCGGCTCGTCTACGGCGGCGCGTTTACACAGGAGTCCAAAGTATCCATTTCCGGCGGAGGCACGAACACGCCCTACACGGACAGCAACGGCAAAGTGCGCACGCACGAGATCGTGGTCTCCGGCATGGCCCACGCGTGGCCCGCCGGCGCGGGCGGCGACAACACCAATTACGTGGACGCGACGCACATCAACTATCCGGCCTTCGTGATGGACTACTGGGTCAGATACAACCTGCGCGCGAGCACCGGATCGGCGCAGCCCGGCACGCCGCCGGCGGGGCTGACCGTCACGGGCGCGACGCAGACGAGCGTGTCGCTGTCCTGGAACCCGGTCGCCAACGCGAGCAGCTACAACGTCTATCGCAACGGCAACAAGGTGGGCTCGTCGACGTCGACGGCCTACACCGATTCCGGCCTGATCGCCGGCACGACCTACTCCTATACGGTCACCGAGGTCGATCCGAGCGCGGGCGAGAGCGCGCAATCGTCCCCGGTGTCGGCGACGACGCAATCGAGCTTCGCCTGCACCGAGACGACGGCCACGAATTATGCGCACGTGCAGGCCGGCCGCGCGTACGATTCGTTTGGCATCGCCTATGCGGCCGGATCGAACCAGAACATGGGGCTCGACAACGTGTTTTATACGAATACGCTGGCGGAGACGAAGGCCGGCTATTACATCATCGGAGATTGTCCGTGAGTCTGGCGTTCATGCGAGCTCGGCACGCATTGCCCCTACGGGCCACGCCCTCAGCGCCAATGCGTGCCGGCATGAGAAACCCGCCACGGCCGGATTTAGTCCAGTCCACCGCCTCCCGGCTTCAACGGTGGCGGCGTCTTCCGGAATCCCCGGTCACCGGACATGCTCGCTCCTTCGTCCCGTTCGCGTTGAGCGGCATCAGTGTCGAGACTTGATGCATGTTCCTGCTTGCCGGTCCAACGCACCGCCGCCGCGGCATCAAACAATCGCTCTGCAGCGATCCGAGCTGAGCGTGCGCTCGGCGCCAACTCGGTATCGAACGTCCGGCCCAGTGAACCGGCGGATTTCGTCGCCGCGTCGAAATGATGTCCGACCTCGTCAACCGGAAAATGGCCTAGCCGATCGCCGATACCAGCGAGTTGATTGCGCAATGAATCGAACATGTTCGGTACGGTCGGCAGCTCGACCATCGCATGATGGGTGTCGATATTGACCGGTGTGGCGTGCGGAAAAAAGTCGAGCGCGATGTAGCGCTTTTCGGTCAACTGATTTCCGACACGCAACTGACCGCGCAGCCCCTGCTCGACCAGGTCGCGCAGCAGCCCCCTGCCGGCTGCGTTATCGCCGTTACCCAACGCACGCCTGTAGCCTTTGCCGAGTCGCGCCGGATATATGTTCGTCGTGACGACTGTCTCCGAGCGCTGACGAGCGAT contains:
- a CDS encoding Nramp family divalent metal transporter codes for the protein MPLPTVPTAPFCPAEVKGSITIDANVSRFTRLRRFAGPGLLVAIGYMDPGNWATDIQAGSQFGYALLWVVAFSSLAAIFLQMLAARLGLAAGRDLAQASYERYGPFGRVVQWITAEVSIIACDIAEVLGCALAFKLLLGVPLAWGIVFTALDTMIVLGLQGKGFRQVEAIVLGLIGTIVFCFVAQVAMAPPDWRAVLHGLAPGVPGHDRKDAIVLALGIVGATIMPHNLYLHSSVVQTRRVVGGTKDAIEETLAMVRIDTWISLVVAMLVNAAILVLAGAAFHATGRTGVVDIEQAYTLITPVVGGAAAWLFGIALLASGQSSTLTGTIAGQVIMDGFLHMKIPCYQRRLITRGLALVPALVGVLWLGDGAVGQLLVWSQVLLSLQLPFAMWPLIRSVGDRSVMRDYAIGRGAKIIAWTLFVLIGGTNLLLVTGFVG
- a CDS encoding HpcH/HpaI aldolase/citrate lyase family protein → MPIDTAISPQSYLFVPGSRPERFERALSSGADAVIVDLEDAVEPAAKDAARETVAAWVSRSRPVLVRINGRDTPWFERDAKLAALDGVAGIVIPKAEGPDDVAAVVAHARRELPVYPLVETARGMWAALDIAKAPCVQRLMFGTLDFIAEMGMDDDRDPLNPHRAQLALVSRVAGLDAPVDGVTPDVHDADRLTADALNGKRHGFGAKLCIHPAQVGIVHACYGPSERELDWAARVVDAASRAEAGAIAVDGKMVDRPVVLRAQRLLARAARRRGGAQA
- a CDS encoding extracellular catalytic domain type 1 short-chain-length polyhydroxyalkanoate depolymerase, translating into MTRNARRTWQRITALIALCAAALAAHPARADVTAGPGAWSSQQTWGADTVNGGNLTGYFYWPATQPTTPNGERALVLVLHGCLQSASGDVIDNSQGAGFNWKSIADRYGAIILAPNATGNVYSNHCWDYANTSPNRTSGHVGVLLDLVSRFVGDAQYAIDPNQVYVAGLSSGGGMTMVLGCIAPDVFAGIGINAGPPPGTTTLQIGYVPAGYTAQTAANQCKAWAGSNAGKFSTQIAGAVWGTSDYTVAQAYGPLDTAAFRLVYGGAFTQESKVSISGGGTNTPYTDSNGKVRTHEIVVSGMAHAWPAGAGGDNTNYVDATHINYPAFVMDYWVRYNLRASTGSAQPGTPPAGLTVTGATQTSVSLSWNPVANASSYNVYRNGNKVGSSTSTAYTDSGLIAGTTYSYTVTEVDPSAGESAQSSPVSATTQSSFACTETTATNYAHVQAGRAYDSFGIAYAAGSNQNMGLDNVFYTNTLAETKAGYYIIGDCP